The nucleotide window AACGGCGATCATTGACGAAAAACGTGGGTGTCGCCCGCGCGCCGCTTTGCTCGGCGCTATCGAAATCTGCGCGCACGCGCCCGGCATGCGTGTGGTCGTCCAGCTCGTGCGCGAAGCGCTCCGCGTCCAGCCCCAGTTCGCGCGCGCCTTGCACCAGACTGTCACGATCCAGCGCATCCTGATGCGCGAACAGGTGTTCGTGCATGTCCCAGAATCGGTCCTGCGCGGCGGCCGCTTCGGCCGCTTCGGCGGCAAGCTGCGCCTGGGGATGCAAACGCTCGTTAGGGAAATGCCGGAACACATAGCGCAACTGACCGGGCAGACGTTCGTCGCGTAGCTCCATGATGCCGGCATGCGCGCGGCGGCAATACGCGCACTGATAGTCGCCATATTCGAGCAACGTGACTCTCGCATCGACTGGCCCGGAGATATGGTCGCGGACGGTATCGACCGGCGGTTGCAGTCTGGGTGGCGGTGTCGGCATCGCTGGCTCTCGTGCTTGGGCTTGCGTTTTCCGGCGGGCGGTGCGCGGTCTACAGAATTGTTATAGAAATCTTAACAGGGAAATCAGCGGCGCGGTTGAGTGGCTGAGAATGCGGCATGGCTTGTGATGGGCATGTTCACCAGCGCCGCCAACGCGCTGTGGTCGCAGGATACCCCGATCACCGATTTAGACGCATGCGGACTCTCCGCGCCATCGGTGATTCGGATGAAATTGTTCACTTTGGATCATCGCTTCGTTCTGCGCACAAGCGGCCGGCTGTCGGGGTGAGACCAGTACAGCGAAATGTATTCTCGAACGTTTTAGCGGCGAAAATGCAGTAACGCGGTGCGGCGCCTTCTTACGTAGGTCCAGCAGACGTACGCCGGCAATCCCTTGCCGATGCAGGCTAATCCGTCAACACCCCGAACTTCCCCGCGTTGAAGTCAATCATCGCCTGGCGGATCTCGGCTTGCGTGTTCATTACGAACGGACCGTAATGCACCACGGGTTCATGGATAGGCTCGCCGTTGAGCAGCAACACCTGTGCATCCTGCGATGCCCGCAGCGTGATCGCTTCGCCAGCATTCTCGAACAACACCAGGTCAAGCCCATTCGCGGTCCGCCCCTGAACCTCGATCGCGCCCCGCATGACCAACGCCAGGGTGTTCTCGTGCGCGGGAAACGATAATGGAATACTGCCACCGGCGCTGAGTCGAATATCGAACAGGCCCAGCGGCGTCACCGTCACGGCCGGGCCTTTTACACCGCTGTATTCCCCGGCTATCACGCGCACATGGCCGCTGTTATCCGGCAGTTCAACCCGGCCCATCTGCGCGGCGGTCAATGCCTGATAACGCGGGTGATCCATCTTATGTGCTGCGGGCAGATTCACCCACAGCTGCATCATGTGGAAATTGCCACCCCTACGCGCGAATTCACGCTCGTGATATTCCTTGTGCAACACGCCGGAAGCGGCCGTCATCCACTGTACGTCGCCGGGCCCGATCACACCTTCGTTGCCGGAGCTATCGTGGTGCGCCACCGCGCCTTCGAACGCCAGAGTCACGGTCTCGAAACCGCGATGCGGGTGCGGCCCCACGCCACGCTGATGATTGTCGGTCGGCGGATAGCGATACGGCGGCGCATAGTCCATCAGGATAAACGGGCTCGCGCGGCTGCCGAAATCGTTGCCCGACGGAAAATAATTGCTCACGCGGAAGCCGTCGCCCACCCAGTGGATGGGTGCGCCGCGATAAATGCCTGCGATCCTGCGTTCGGTGGTCATGGTTTGTTCCTCATGTGCGTCTTGCATCGATGCGCTTCGCAGCATGCGCTGGCGCGAAGCATCCACATCCATACGCGACGATGCCTATAACTAAAAGTAGAATATAGCAAGTGTAGAATATGGCGCGTTCGGCGATATAAAACCCATCATCCATGAAACCTCCGCGTTCGGCATGAGCGAACATAGCTTCGACAACATCGCGGCCTTCGTACGGGTGGTGGAAGCCGGCAGCATCAGCGCCGCGGCGCTGCGTCTGAATCTGGCGAAGTCTGTCGTCAGCAAGCGCATCAGCGATCTGGAAAACCGGCTCGGCGTTGAAAGGATTAAAGCGGTTAATCTGCGGCACGAACTAGCGCCGGCGGAGCCCCCGAGATCTCGGCGCAGGTGTTTCTTTTCCAGTGCTGACTGGTCGGCGCCACCTATTGCAGCGTATGGACTAAATCCTTTGCTGTCCTCAGATCAGCGGATTCGAAAGCTTCGGTAAAAAAATGATGGCTGCCCATCCATTGAAGCGGGAGTCGTGGCCGAAATAGCCTGGAGCAGGGCAGGCCTGATTTCACTAACGCCGCACACCCACCTGTTGACGGCTGCCGTAACCGTCAATGTTCGGCTGCGTCAATGGGCGGCGGGTAATGCTTTATGCGGCGACCAGCAAGAGGTGCTGCCGACGTATTCAACCATGAAATCGACGAAGGCCCGCACCTTGGGGGACACGAGCTTGCGGTGCGGATAAACAACATAAATGCCGCCGTCGCTTTCGCTTTCTCCGGGATGGGCCTCGAACTCGGGCAATAACAATTGTAATTCTCCAGCCTCCACACAGGGCATGGCGCTCCAGGCGGGCAACAGAGCAATGCCCTGGCCCAGGCAGGCGGCCGATTTGACTATGCCGAAGCTGTCGGCCCGCAGATTGCCCGATACCTCGATCCGTTCCGAATCTTGCGCGCGCCTGAACGTCCACACCGCTGCTGGGCTCGCGCTGCGCTTGTGGATCAGGCAATTGT belongs to Gammaproteobacteria bacterium and includes:
- a CDS encoding LysR family transcriptional regulator, which translates into the protein GTLRLSTPVAFGRLHVAPALSRFLQAYPDVSVDLVAADEIVDLVETGIDVAIRIGVLQNSSLVARKLGANQYVIAASPGYFERHAIPQKPSDLADHNCLIHKRSASPAAVWTFRRAQDSERIEVSGNLRADSFGIVKSAACLGQGIALLPAWSAMPCVEAGELQLLLPEFEAHPGESESDGGIYVVYPHRKLVSPKVRAFVDFMVEYVGSTSCWSPHKALPAAH
- a CDS encoding pirin family protein; its protein translation is MTTERRIAGIYRGAPIHWVGDGFRVSNYFPSGNDFGSRASPFILMDYAPPYRYPPTDNHQRGVGPHPHRGFETVTLAFEGAVAHHDSSGNEGVIGPGDVQWMTAASGVLHKEYHEREFARRGGNFHMMQLWVNLPAAHKMDHPRYQALTAAQMGRVELPDNSGHVRVIAGEYSGVKGPAVTVTPLGLFDIRLSAGGSIPLSFPAHENTLALVMRGAIEVQGRTANGLDLVLFENAGEAITLRASQDAQVLLLNGEPIHEPVVHYGPFVMNTQAEIRQAMIDFNAGKFGVLTD
- a CDS encoding LysR family transcriptional regulator, with the translated sequence MSEHSFDNIAAFVRVVEAGSISAAALRLNLAKSVVSKRISDLENRLGVERIKAVNLRHELAPAEPPRSRRRCFFSSADWSAPPIAAYGLNPLLSSDQRIRKLR